One stretch of Campylobacter sp. CNRCH_2014_0184h DNA includes these proteins:
- a CDS encoding histidine triad nucleotide-binding protein translates to MREKTVFELIIEGKIPANKVLESEKFLAFHDINPKAPIHILIIPKEHFENFQELRPELMGEMTQFIQELATLLGLDKSGYRLITNCGKNSGQEVFHLHFHMLGGFELPKNKETQINPESLF, encoded by the coding sequence ATGAGAGAAAAAACCGTATTTGAACTAATCATAGAAGGAAAAATCCCTGCTAATAAAGTTTTAGAAAGTGAAAAATTTTTAGCTTTTCATGATATTAATCCTAAAGCACCTATTCATATTTTAATCATTCCAAAAGAGCATTTTGAAAACTTTCAAGAATTAAGACCTGAATTAATGGGAGAAATGACACAATTTATCCAAGAATTAGCTACTCTTTTAGGACTTGATAAAAGTGGGTATAGATTAATCACAAATTGTGGAAAAAATAGCGGACAAGAAGTTTTTCATTTGCATTTTCATATGTTAGGTGGATTTGAGCTTCCAAAAAATAAAGAAACCCAAATCAATCCTGAATCACTATTCTAA
- the pheS gene encoding phenylalanine--tRNA ligase subunit alpha — MQDMIEKIASASTLAELENIKVSVLGKKGILTLEFAKLKDLQGEEKKEFANGLNKARDEFNEAYQVKLKELEEKALNEKMKQDVQDFSFFDETSNAGALHPIMQTMDKIIEYFTALNFSIEKGPLIEDDFHNFEALNLPQNHPARDMQDTFYFEDKTLLRSQTSPVQIRTMLSQKPPIRMIAPGAVFRRDFDITHTPMFHQVEGLVVEEGDKVNFANLKDMLEHFLKHMFGDVKVRFRPSFFPFTEPSAEVDISCVFCKGCGCRVCKQTGWLEVLGCGVVDPNVYKFVGYKNVSGYAFGLGVERFAMLLHKIPDLRSMFEGDLRLLEQFR; from the coding sequence TTGCAAGATATGATAGAAAAAATTGCTTCTGCAAGTACTTTAGCAGAACTTGAAAATATAAAAGTAAGTGTTTTAGGAAAAAAAGGTATTTTGACTTTGGAATTTGCAAAGTTAAAAGATTTGCAAGGTGAAGAAAAAAAAGAATTTGCTAATGGTTTAAATAAAGCAAGAGATGAATTTAATGAAGCTTATCAAGTAAAATTAAAAGAATTGGAAGAAAAAGCTTTAAATGAAAAAATGAAACAAGATGTGCAAGATTTTAGCTTTTTTGATGAAACTTCAAATGCAGGTGCTTTGCACCCAATCATGCAAACTATGGATAAAATCATAGAATATTTTACAGCTTTAAATTTCAGCATAGAAAAAGGGCCTTTGATTGAGGATGATTTTCATAATTTTGAAGCATTAAATTTACCACAAAATCATCCCGCAAGAGATATGCAAGATACTTTTTATTTTGAAGATAAAACCTTGCTTAGATCCCAAACTTCTCCAGTTCAAATTAGAACTATGCTATCTCAAAAACCACCTATTAGAATGATAGCACCAGGTGCAGTTTTTAGAAGAGACTTTGATATTACCCATACACCTATGTTTCATCAAGTGGAAGGACTTGTGGTAGAAGAGGGCGATAAGGTAAATTTTGCAAATTTAAAAGATATGCTAGAACATTTTTTAAAACATATGTTTGGTGATGTAAAAGTGCGTTTTAGACCTAGCTTTTTTCCTTTTACAGAGCCATCTGCTGAAGTAGATATTTCTTGTGTGTTTTGTAAAGGTTGTGGATGTAGGGTTTGTAAGCAAACAGGATGGCTTGAAGTTTTAGGATGCGGTGTTGTTGATCCTAATGTTTATAAATTTGTTGGTTATAAAAATGTAAGTGGCTATGCTTTTGGTTTGGGTGTGGAGCGTTTTGCTATGCTTTTACATAAAATTCCTGATTTGCGTTCTATGTTTGAAGGTGATTTAAGATTATTGGAGCAATTTAGATGA
- the pckA gene encoding phosphoenolpyruvate carboxykinase (ATP), with translation MIGLENLGLENIGQVFHNLSYDELLKHEKNNNEGVCTKNGTFSVDTGIFTGRSPKDKYFVKQDPSQKYIAWGKINQPISEELFEKLLAKAKKQLSNSDIYIQDAYCGASLKSRKAVRFVTQIAWQAHFVKNMFIRPKEEELGEFKPDFVVYNACKCVNEDYEKDGLNSEVFVIFNIEKNIAVIGGTWYGGEMKKGIFSMMNYWLPLENKLPMHCSANVGEKGDVALFFGLSGTGKTTLSTDPKRKLIGDDEHGWDDEGVFNFEGGCYAKCINLDPQSEPEIYGAIKQNALLENVVLKDDLSVDFNDGSKTENTRVSYPIEHILNHEPSLSAGHPSNIIFLSADAFGVLPPVSKLSKEQAMYYFLSGYTAKVAGTERGITEPVATFSACFGEVFLPLHPTVYAKLLGEKISKHNVNVYLVNTGWSGGAYGVGKRMSIKATRACINAILDGSIQNCEFENYDLFNLAVPKELAGVESKLLNPVNTWEDKKAYEETKLKLAKMFIENFKRYEDVKEGAEFKLAGPAI, from the coding sequence ATGATAGGTTTAGAAAATTTAGGTTTAGAAAATATCGGGCAAGTTTTTCATAATCTTAGTTATGATGAGCTTTTAAAACATGAAAAAAATAACAATGAAGGTGTATGTACTAAAAATGGTACCTTTAGTGTGGATACGGGAATTTTTACCGGAAGAAGCCCTAAGGATAAATATTTTGTAAAACAAGATCCTTCACAAAAATATATTGCTTGGGGTAAGATTAACCAACCTATTAGTGAGGAATTATTTGAAAAACTTTTAGCAAAAGCTAAAAAGCAGCTTAGTAATAGTGACATTTATATCCAAGATGCATATTGTGGTGCTTCGTTAAAAAGTCGCAAAGCTGTGCGTTTTGTAACACAAATTGCTTGGCAAGCGCATTTTGTAAAAAATATGTTTATTCGTCCAAAAGAAGAAGAGCTTGGTGAGTTTAAACCTGATTTTGTGGTGTATAATGCTTGCAAATGTGTGAATGAAGACTATGAAAAAGATGGTTTAAATTCAGAAGTTTTTGTCATTTTTAACATAGAAAAAAATATAGCAGTAATTGGTGGGACTTGGTATGGCGGAGAGATGAAAAAAGGAATTTTTTCTATGATGAATTACTGGCTTCCGCTAGAAAATAAACTTCCTATGCATTGTAGTGCTAATGTTGGAGAAAAAGGTGATGTGGCGCTTTTCTTTGGACTTAGCGGTACAGGTAAAACTACTCTTTCAACCGATCCAAAAAGAAAATTAATAGGCGATGATGAGCATGGTTGGGATGATGAGGGTGTGTTTAATTTTGAAGGAGGTTGTTATGCAAAATGTATTAACCTTGACCCTCAAAGTGAGCCAGAAATTTATGGAGCTATAAAGCAAAATGCACTTTTAGAAAATGTAGTTTTAAAAGATGATTTAAGTGTTGATTTCAATGATGGTTCTAAAACTGAAAATACTAGAGTTTCTTATCCGATAGAACATATTTTAAATCACGAGCCAAGTCTTAGCGCAGGTCATCCTAGTAATATCATTTTCCTTTCAGCGGATGCTTTTGGCGTTTTACCTCCGGTTAGTAAACTTAGTAAAGAACAAGCAATGTATTATTTTCTAAGTGGTTATACTGCTAAAGTAGCAGGAACTGAAAGAGGTATTACTGAGCCCGTTGCGACTTTTTCGGCTTGTTTTGGGGAAGTATTTTTACCATTACATCCAACTGTTTATGCAAAACTTTTGGGCGAAAAAATCAGCAAGCATAATGTGAATGTTTATTTGGTAAATACCGGTTGGAGCGGTGGAGCTTATGGTGTAGGTAAAAGAATGAGTATTAAAGCTACTAGAGCTTGCATTAATGCGATTTTAGATGGTAGCATACAAAATTGTGAGTTTGAAAACTATGATTTATTTAATCTTGCAGTTCCAAAAGAATTAGCAGGTGTAGAAAGTAAGTTATTAAACCCTGTTAATACTTGGGAAGATAAAAAAGCTTATGAAGAAACTAAATTAAAGCTTGCGAAAATGTTTATAGAAAATTTCAAACGCTATGAAGATGTAAAAGAAGGAGCAGAATTTAAATTAGCTGGTCCTGCTATCTAA
- a CDS encoding biotin/lipoyl-containing protein, with amino-acid sequence MAKKLIDVMDTTFRDGFQSVYGARVLMNDFFPALEAAKEADIKHFEFGGGARFQSLFFYLNENAFEMMDKFRAIVGKEANLQTLARGVNTVALDTGSKEIIDLHAKMFAKHGTTTIRNFDALNDVNNLKFSGECIVKHGLKHEITITLMDLPPKCKGAHDVPFYERILKEILQAQIPFDSICFKDASGTSNPNKIYEVIKMARKNLPENMHIRLHTHETAGVSIACYLAALEAGVDGIDLAAAPVSGGTSQPDILTMLHALKGSNFDLGLDEEKILKYEEVLKDCLKDYFLPPEATAVNPLIPFSPMPGGALTANTQMMRDNNILDKFPQVIKAMQEVVEKGGYGTSVTPVSQFYFQQAFNNVMFGPWKKIADGYGKMVLGYFGKTPVAPDPEVIKLASEQLKLEPTTKLATDIADADESKSIAYIKNLLEKENLETSEENIFIVAACKEKGIAFLKGEAKVNVRKNSKLKPSLINENQFTVSVNGNKYHVEVSAGFDRDVNVKSAVKVNSDKTEVKKAQVDDSANAIVASMNANVFKILVKENDSVKAGQVVAVLEAMKMEIEVSASKDGEIAELLINAGESVSEGQVLMTYK; translated from the coding sequence ATGGCTAAAAAATTAATTGATGTGATGGATACCACATTTAGAGATGGTTTTCAATCTGTTTATGGTGCTAGAGTTTTGATGAATGACTTTTTTCCTGCCCTAGAAGCAGCTAAAGAAGCAGATATTAAGCATTTTGAATTTGGCGGTGGAGCTAGGTTTCAAAGCTTATTTTTTTATTTAAATGAAAATGCCTTTGAAATGATGGATAAATTTAGAGCCATCGTTGGAAAAGAAGCAAATTTACAAACCCTTGCAAGAGGGGTTAATACTGTAGCACTTGATACAGGTAGTAAAGAAATTATTGATTTACATGCAAAAATGTTTGCAAAACATGGTACAACTACCATAAGAAATTTTGATGCATTAAATGATGTAAATAATTTGAAATTTAGTGGAGAATGCATAGTTAAACATGGTTTAAAACATGAAATCACTATTACTTTAATGGATTTACCTCCAAAATGTAAAGGCGCGCATGATGTACCTTTTTATGAAAGAATTTTAAAAGAAATCCTACAAGCACAAATTCCTTTTGATAGTATTTGTTTTAAAGACGCAAGTGGAACTTCAAATCCAAATAAAATTTATGAAGTTATTAAAATGGCTAGAAAAAACTTACCTGAAAATATGCATATAAGGTTACATACGCATGAAACTGCAGGGGTAAGCATAGCATGCTATTTAGCGGCTTTAGAAGCAGGTGTTGATGGTATAGATTTGGCTGCTGCTCCTGTTAGTGGTGGTACAAGCCAACCTGATATTTTAACCATGCTTCATGCTTTAAAGGGAAGCAATTTTGATCTTGGTTTGGATGAAGAAAAAATTTTAAAATATGAAGAAGTGTTAAAAGATTGTTTAAAAGATTATTTTCTACCACCTGAAGCAACAGCGGTAAATCCTTTAATACCTTTTTCACCTATGCCAGGTGGAGCATTAACTGCTAATACACAAATGATGAGAGATAATAATATTTTAGATAAATTTCCTCAAGTTATAAAAGCCATGCAAGAAGTGGTAGAAAAAGGTGGTTATGGTACTTCGGTTACTCCTGTATCGCAATTTTATTTTCAACAAGCTTTTAATAATGTAATGTTTGGACCTTGGAAAAAAATAGCAGATGGATATGGAAAAATGGTTTTAGGATATTTTGGAAAAACTCCCGTTGCTCCAGATCCTGAAGTAATTAAGCTTGCAAGCGAGCAATTAAAATTAGAACCAACTACAAAATTAGCTACAGATATCGCTGATGCAGATGAGAGTAAAAGTATAGCTTATATTAAAAACTTATTGGAAAAAGAAAATTTAGAAACAAGTGAAGAAAATATTTTTATCGTTGCAGCTTGTAAAGAAAAAGGTATAGCTTTCTTAAAAGGTGAAGCTAAGGTTAATGTTAGAAAAAATAGCAAATTAAAACCAAGTCTTATCAATGAAAATCAATTTACCGTTTCAGTTAATGGTAATAAATATCATGTGGAAGTAAGTGCAGGTTTTGATAGAGATGTTAATGTTAAAAGTGCTGTCAAGGTAAATTCAGACAAAACAGAAGTGAAAAAGGCACAAGTAGATGATAGTGCTAATGCCATCGTTGCGAGTATGAATGCAAATGTATTTAAAATTTTAGTAAAAGAAAATGACAGTGTTAAAGCAGGTCAAGTTGTAGCTGTGCTTGAAGCTATGAAAATGGAGATTGAAGTTAGTGCAAGTAAAGATGGAGAAATTGCAGAACTTTTAATAAATGCTGGTGAGAGTGTAAGTGAAGGCCAGGTTTTAATGACTTATAAATAA
- the pheT gene encoding phenylalanine--tRNA ligase subunit beta — MIISRNWLNEWIDLSEISTQTIVNTLNSIGLEVDSFKSVKAPKKVVIGKVLEKVKHENSDKLNICKVDVGNEILQIVCGAKNVNKDQFVAVSLVGAVLPNGLEIKPAKLRGVESMGMICSSSELGFGKSNEGIMVLDESMGELVLGKALNDYELFNDELIEIELTPNRGDCLSLYGVARDLSAALDLNLKELNPLKESENSVGIGRILSVKNQSDVEGFFAYKALEIKEEFKLNITIQIRLALIEAYKNNNIENLLTYATHASGVIFCAYDFHKLCKECQIDEKIVLEIKTQEHGEYGVYYKDELIALAGIEQEDKFKINDESKIIIIEASYTHPQTIANAIAFCKKKNDTIYRSLRGSEPKLSLGMEYLFNECLKINAMSVFSGSQQVFKENEANIIGIFGAEIDKIIGMPIDKNNLVKILKKLGFEISVVNDEQFNIKIPLHRSDIANIADISEEIVRIIGIDNIPSKALEFKEKNRLNQVYFDYQELKNLRLKASSNGYFESVHYVLDNEEELSQLGFKCIKNKLINPITNELNTLRSTLINHLLNAASFNLRNSKKKIKLFECGSVFDEFSNEHAKFAMIFSGYKEEAKITNKAKPVLVDFYTFLAELKSIIGDFSLQKSEYAFLSPYEQANVYKNGKRIGFVGRVHLSIENKRDLVKTYICELDLEGLKQDFKTAKAYSKFPSMSRDLSIVIPKGFEYEKIKHTIAKLDIERLESFRVVDLYTDENLGDFYSLTINLVFRDFEKTLEDNIILEYIDKIIKALDDEYGLKLR; from the coding sequence ATGATTATTAGTAGAAATTGGTTAAATGAATGGATTGATTTAAGTGAAATATCAACGCAAACTATAGTAAATACTTTAAATTCTATAGGATTAGAAGTTGATAGTTTCAAAAGTGTTAAAGCTCCCAAAAAAGTTGTAATAGGTAAGGTTTTAGAAAAAGTTAAACATGAAAATTCAGATAAATTGAATATTTGCAAAGTAGATGTTGGGAATGAAATTTTACAAATTGTTTGTGGTGCAAAAAATGTTAATAAAGATCAATTTGTAGCCGTATCTTTAGTGGGTGCAGTGCTTCCAAATGGACTTGAGATAAAACCTGCAAAACTTAGAGGGGTTGAATCTATGGGTATGATTTGCTCTTCTAGTGAGCTTGGTTTTGGAAAAAGCAATGAAGGCATTATGGTTTTAGATGAAAGCATGGGAGAATTAGTTCTAGGAAAAGCTTTAAATGATTATGAACTTTTTAATGATGAATTAATTGAAATAGAACTTACTCCAAATCGCGGAGATTGCTTGAGCTTATATGGTGTTGCTAGAGATTTAAGCGCAGCACTTGACTTAAATTTAAAAGAATTAAATCCTTTAAAAGAAAGCGAAAATAGCGTAGGTATAGGAAGAATACTAAGTGTTAAAAATCAGAGTGATGTTGAAGGCTTTTTTGCTTATAAAGCATTAGAGATTAAAGAAGAATTTAAGCTAAATATTACGATACAAATTCGCCTTGCCTTGATTGAAGCATATAAAAATAATAACATAGAAAATCTTTTAACTTATGCAACTCATGCAAGCGGGGTGATTTTTTGTGCTTATGATTTTCATAAGCTTTGCAAAGAATGTCAAATCGATGAAAAGATTGTTTTAGAAATTAAAACTCAAGAACATGGAGAATATGGAGTTTATTATAAAGATGAGTTGATTGCTTTAGCGGGTATAGAGCAAGAAGATAAATTTAAAATCAATGATGAAAGTAAAATCATCATTATAGAAGCAAGCTATACTCATCCTCAAACTATAGCAAATGCAATAGCCTTTTGTAAAAAGAAAAATGATACTATATATCGTTCTTTAAGAGGTAGTGAGCCTAAGCTTTCTTTGGGAATGGAGTATTTATTTAATGAGTGCTTAAAAATCAACGCAATGAGTGTTTTTTCAGGAAGTCAACAAGTTTTTAAAGAAAATGAAGCAAATATTATTGGTATTTTTGGTGCAGAGATTGATAAAATCATTGGTATGCCTATAGATAAAAATAATTTAGTAAAAATTCTTAAAAAACTAGGCTTTGAAATAAGTGTGGTAAATGATGAGCAATTTAATATCAAAATCCCACTTCATCGCAGTGATATAGCAAATATAGCTGATATTAGTGAAGAAATAGTAAGAATTATTGGCATTGATAATATCCCATCAAAAGCTTTAGAATTTAAAGAAAAAAATCGCCTAAATCAAGTATATTTTGATTATCAAGAGCTTAAAAATTTAAGATTAAAAGCAAGTAGTAATGGGTATTTTGAAAGTGTGCATTATGTTTTAGATAATGAAGAAGAATTAAGTCAATTAGGATTTAAATGTATTAAAAACAAACTCATTAATCCTATCACCAATGAGCTTAATACTTTAAGAAGCACTTTGATAAATCATCTTTTAAATGCAGCAAGTTTTAATCTAAGAAATTCAAAAAAGAAAATCAAACTTTTTGAATGTGGTAGTGTTTTTGATGAGTTTTCAAACGAGCATGCTAAATTTGCAATGATCTTTAGTGGCTACAAAGAAGAAGCTAAAATCACAAATAAGGCTAAGCCTGTTTTGGTAGATTTTTATACTTTTTTAGCAGAATTAAAAAGCATTATAGGTGATTTTAGTTTGCAAAAATCAGAATATGCATTTTTAAGCCCATATGAGCAAGCAAATGTATATAAAAACGGTAAACGTATAGGTTTTGTAGGTAGAGTGCATTTAAGTATAGAAAATAAAAGAGATCTGGTTAAAACTTATATTTGTGAGCTTGATTTAGAGGGCTTAAAACAAGACTTTAAAACCGCTAAAGCTTATTCTAAATTTCCATCTATGAGCAGGGATTTAAGTATAGTTATACCTAAGGGTTTTGAATATGAAAAAATCAAACACACTATTGCTAAATTAGATATTGAAAGATTAGAAAGTTTTAGAGTGGTAGATTTATATACAGATGAGAATTTAGGCGATTTTTATAGCTTGACTATTAATTTAGTATTTAGAGATTTTGAAAAAACCTTAGAAGATAATATTATCCTTGAATATATTGATAAAATCATCAAAGCTTTAGATGATGAGTATGGTTTAAAACTTCGATGA
- a CDS encoding 4-hydroxy-3-methylbut-2-enyl diphosphate reductase codes for MEIELAKSYGFCFGVKRAIKKAEQIKDAATIGPLIHNNEEITRLWKNYNVKTLNDINELSTEKKAIIRTHGITKQDLEKLKQKDIEIFDATCPFVTKPQKICEQMSNEGYEVVIFGDENHPEVKGVRSYVSTKAYVVLDEKELFDIKLPSKIAVVSQTTKKIEKFMEIVNFLMLRVKEVRVFNTICDATFKNQEAINELAKKSDVMIIVGGKNSANTKQLFLIAKNYCEDSYLIENEKEIQKEWFSGKEKCGISAGASTPDWVIDLVLEKIKEYTKIN; via the coding sequence TTGGAGATTGAACTAGCAAAAAGCTATGGATTTTGTTTTGGGGTAAAAAGAGCTATTAAGAAGGCTGAACAGATTAAAGATGCAGCCACCATAGGCCCTTTAATCCATAATAATGAAGAAATCACAAGACTTTGGAAAAATTATAATGTTAAAACATTAAATGATATTAATGAATTAAGCACAGAAAAAAAAGCTATCATTAGAACCCATGGTATTACAAAGCAAGATTTAGAAAAATTAAAGCAAAAAGATATAGAAATTTTTGATGCAACTTGTCCTTTTGTAACTAAACCTCAAAAAATTTGTGAGCAAATGAGCAATGAAGGTTATGAAGTTGTGATTTTTGGAGATGAAAATCATCCTGAAGTAAAAGGGGTTAGAAGTTATGTAAGCACTAAAGCTTATGTGGTTCTTGATGAAAAAGAATTATTTGATATTAAATTACCTTCTAAAATCGCAGTAGTATCACAAACTACAAAAAAGATAGAAAAATTTATGGAAATTGTGAATTTTTTAATGCTTAGGGTTAAGGAAGTGCGCGTTTTTAATACCATATGTGATGCGACTTTTAAAAATCAAGAAGCAATCAATGAACTTGCTAAAAAAAGTGATGTAATGATAATAGTTGGAGGAAAAAATTCAGCTAATACTAAGCAACTTTTTTTAATAGCAAAAAATTACTGCGAGGATAGCTATTTAATCGAAAATGAAAAGGAAATTCAAAAAGAATGGTTTAGTGGCAAAGAAAAATGCGGTATTAGCGCAGGTGCTTCTACACCGGATTGGGTAATTGACTTGGTTTTGGAAAAAATCAAAGAATACACCAAAATTAACTAA
- a CDS encoding sodium-dependent transporter: MNDKFSKIGFVLAVAGGAIGLGNAWKFPTLVGQNGGFAFVLLYLLLTISVGFCVFLAEIAMGRLSQSDPVNAYKSLATKYAQKWKFAGFFMLGGIFVLSFYLVIMGWVLKYMITSIYYLPSNTQEAGALFGNLIQNSILESSLYFLIAFFLTLFVVSRGVKSGIEKLNVWIMPSLFIMLVLMLVYCFFQDGFKEAFVYLFYPDFTKLSLNSVLTALGLAFFTLCLGIGCITTYAASLKDDTNLITSSAIIVLLNISIGLMMGLIVFTFIFKFNANPAEGAGLVFISLTTLFSNLGAIFGHFLAFYFFLALFFAGITSAVSMIEPFTFYLVNEYKISRKKALVFIGFVVFLLGMSCILSFSASYGASFSFFGLSFFDILDKLTSNFMLPLGAIASAIFVGFFVDKMKIYNLFSKFMSKSIFEIWYFLLRFVAPVAIIIIMLNQIL; the protein is encoded by the coding sequence ATGAATGATAAATTTTCTAAAATAGGCTTTGTATTAGCTGTTGCAGGTGGTGCTATAGGGCTTGGAAATGCTTGGAAATTTCCAACCTTAGTAGGGCAAAATGGTGGTTTTGCTTTTGTGCTTTTGTATTTGCTTTTGACTATTAGCGTGGGATTTTGTGTATTTTTAGCTGAAATTGCTATGGGAAGATTAAGTCAAAGTGATCCTGTAAATGCTTATAAAAGTTTAGCAACCAAGTATGCTCAAAAATGGAAATTTGCGGGATTTTTTATGCTTGGTGGAATTTTTGTATTATCTTTTTATCTTGTTATTATGGGTTGGGTTTTAAAATACATGATAACTTCGATTTATTATTTGCCTAGTAATACCCAAGAGGCAGGAGCTTTGTTTGGAAATTTAATACAAAATAGTATTTTAGAAAGTAGTTTGTATTTTTTAATTGCTTTTTTTCTTACCTTGTTTGTTGTCTCAAGAGGGGTTAAAAGTGGTATAGAAAAACTGAATGTTTGGATCATGCCAAGTTTATTTATCATGCTTGTATTAATGCTAGTGTATTGCTTTTTTCAAGATGGTTTTAAAGAAGCTTTTGTTTATTTGTTTTATCCTGATTTTACTAAACTTAGTTTAAACTCAGTTTTAACAGCTTTAGGCCTTGCTTTTTTTACCTTATGTTTAGGTATAGGTTGTATTACTACTTACGCAGCTTCATTAAAAGATGATACAAATTTAATCACAAGTTCAGCCATAATTGTGCTTTTAAATATCAGCATAGGCTTAATGATGGGACTTATTGTATTTACTTTTATATTTAAATTTAATGCCAATCCCGCAGAAGGCGCTGGACTTGTATTTATATCTTTAACGACTTTATTTTCCAACTTAGGTGCTATCTTTGGGCATTTTTTAGCCTTTTATTTTTTCTTGGCCTTATTTTTTGCAGGGATTACTTCAGCAGTTTCTATGATAGAACCTTTTACTTTTTATCTTGTGAATGAATATAAAATTTCAAGAAAAAAGGCTTTGGTTTTTATAGGGTTTGTGGTTTTTCTTTTGGGGATGAGTTGTATTTTATCTTTTAGTGCTAGTTATGGGGCTAGTTTTAGTTTTTTTGGTCTAAGTTTTTTTGATATTTTGGATAAATTAACTTCTAATTTTATGCTCCCACTTGGAGCTATTGCTAGTGCTATTTTTGTAGGATTTTTTGTAGATAAAATGAAAATCTATAATTTGTTTTCTAAATTTATGAGTAAAAGTATTTTTGAAATATGGTATTTTTTACTCAGATTTGTTGCGCCTGTTGCGATTATTATCATTATGTTAAACCAAATTTTATAA
- the aroA gene encoding 3-phosphoshikimate 1-carboxyvinyltransferase has translation MKISPISSFTAELEDIASDKSISHRFAIFSLLTQGTCKIKNYLKAQDTLHTLAIIQALGAEVEENDELICIKAPKYIKSPNCVLDCGNSGTAMRLLIGLLSAIEDEFFALSGDCYLNARPMRRVSEPLMSLGAKIYGRANANLAPICIQGAKLDGFDFSSNIASAQVKSALILAALFAKKESYFKEIELSRDHSEIILNKMGACIEYLNEEKTFIKINPLKEKLKAFEVCVPNDPSSAFYFALAACILPHSKVVLKNVLLNKTRIEAFKILEKMGAKITYNITNEDFESIGEIYVESAPLKAVSVSENIAWLIDEIPALAIAFACAKGKSIIKNAKELRVKESDRIKSIVLNLQKCGIKVKELEDGFEVEGGEVKSAKIESFGDHRIAMSFLILGLRCGMEVDDSECIKTSFPNFIEILKQIGAKFGD, from the coding sequence ATGAAAATCAGTCCTATTAGTTCTTTTACAGCAGAGCTTGAAGATATAGCTTCTGATAAGTCTATATCTCATCGCTTTGCTATCTTTTCTTTGCTTACCCAAGGAACTTGCAAAATTAAAAATTATTTAAAAGCCCAAGATACTTTACATACTTTAGCAATCATTCAAGCCTTGGGAGCTGAGGTTGAAGAAAATGATGAATTAATTTGCATAAAAGCTCCAAAATATATAAAATCTCCAAATTGTGTTTTAGATTGTGGCAATTCAGGTACAGCTATGAGACTTTTAATAGGTCTTTTAAGCGCTATTGAAGATGAATTTTTTGCACTCAGCGGGGATTGTTATTTAAATGCTAGGCCGATGAGACGTGTAAGTGAGCCTTTGATGAGTTTAGGAGCTAAAATTTATGGAAGAGCTAATGCAAATTTAGCGCCTATTTGTATACAAGGAGCTAAGTTGGATGGTTTTGATTTTAGTAGTAATATTGCTTCAGCTCAGGTAAAATCAGCTTTAATCTTAGCAGCTTTATTTGCCAAAAAAGAAAGTTATTTTAAAGAAATTGAGCTTTCAAGAGATCATAGTGAGATTATACTTAATAAAATGGGAGCTTGTATTGAATATTTAAATGAGGAAAAAACTTTTATCAAAATCAATCCTTTAAAAGAAAAATTAAAAGCATTTGAAGTATGTGTACCAAATGATCCATCATCGGCCTTTTACTTTGCCTTAGCTGCTTGTATTTTACCTCATTCAAAAGTAGTTTTAAAAAATGTTTTGTTAAATAAAACACGTATTGAAGCCTTTAAAATTTTAGAAAAAATGGGTGCAAAGATCACCTATAATATTACCAATGAAGATTTTGAAAGTATTGGAGAAATTTATGTTGAAAGTGCGCCTTTAAAGGCAGTAAGTGTGAGTGAAAATATCGCATGGCTGATTGATGAAATTCCAGCTTTGGCCATAGCTTTTGCTTGTGCAAAAGGAAAAAGCATTATAAAAAATGCTAAAGAATTACGCGTAAAAGAAAGTGATAGAATCAAATCAATTGTATTAAATTTGCAAAAATGTGGCATAAAAGTAAAAGAATTAGAAGATGGTTTTGAAGTAGAAGGTGGCGAAGTTAAAAGTGCTAAAATAGAAAGCTTTGGAGATCATAGAATTGCGATGAGTTTTTTAATTTTAGGTTTAAGATGTGGAATGGAAGTAGATGATAGTGAATGCATTAAAACTTCTTTTCCAAATTTTATTGAGATTTTAAAGCAAATAGGAGCTAAATTTGGAGATTGA